One window of Phycodurus eques isolate BA_2022a chromosome 8, UOR_Pequ_1.1, whole genome shotgun sequence genomic DNA carries:
- the mccc1 gene encoding methylcrotonoyl-CoA carboxylase subunit alpha, mitochondrial, which yields MAAVILHFPTLHGLRIFTQKLLWTKRGVRLVSGGVGRIEKVLIANRGEIACRIMRTAKKMGVRSVAVYSDADRHSMHVAMADEAYHIGPPASQQSYLSMEKVLEVAKKSGSHAVHPGYGFLSENTEFAEACKQNGIIFIGPPSSAIRDMGIKSTSKHIMSAAGVPIIGGYHGDDQSNDRLQAEAEKIGYPVMIKAVRGGGGKGMRIARSDSDFLEQLESARREARKSFNDDVMLVEKFVEDPRHVEVQVFGDMHGNAVYLFERDCSVQRRHQKIIEEAPGPGISAEVRRKLGEAAVRAAEAVNYVGAGTVEFIMDAQHNFYFMEMNTRLQVEHPVSEMITGTDLVEWQLRVAAGERLPLLQDDIVLSGHSFEARIYAEDPNNDFLPGAGPLLHLSTPPPDQHTRIETGVREGDEVSAHYDPMIAKLVVWGEDRCAALKKLRYCLRQYNIVGLSTNIDFLLSLSGHPEFEVGNVSTGFIPQHYADLFPTQRAPSGATVCQAALGLVLQERKRTKDFTYTSTDPFSPFGSSSAWRLNTQFHRSMPLQLGDKKVEVVVTYNKDGSYTMQLGDELFHVTGEVEMEGGASFLRCSIDGVKSRPKVVILDNTVHLFATEGRSDVSVPVPKYLAAVSGSSAQGGAVAPMTGTIEKVLVKAGDKVKVGDPLMVMIAMKMEHIIRAPKSGVIGKVFFSEGSQANRHAPLVELEEEGGADLEGAE from the exons ATGGCTGCAGTCATCCTACATTTCCCAACTCTGCACGGGCTAAGGATATTCACACA AAAATTGTTATGGACCAAAAGAGGAGTGAGACTTGTTTCCGGAG GGGTGGGAAGGATAGAGAAGGTGCTGATAGCCAATCGAGGGGAGATCGCCTGTCGAATAATGCGTACAGCAAAGAAGATGGGTGTCCGCTCCGTGGCTGTATACAGTGATGCCGACCGACACTCTATGCATGTTGCCATG GCAGATGAAGCCTACCACATTGGGCCACCTGCCTCCCAGCAGAGTTACCTCAGCATGGAGAAAGTTTTAGAAGTGGCCAAAAAGTCTGGATCACAC GCAGTCCACCCTGGGTATGGCTTTCTGTCTGAAAACACAGAGTTTGCTGAGGCTTGTAAACAGAATGGAATCATCTTCATTGGGCCACCGTCCTCTGCCATCCGGGACATGGGCATTAAGAG taCTTCCAAACACATCATGTCAGCTGCAGGGGTGCCAATCATTGGAGGATACCATGGAGATGACCAGTCAAACGACAGACTGCAAGCAGAGGCTGAAAAGATCGGCTACCCTGTGATGATTAAGGCAGTCCGTGGAGGGGGCGGCAAG GGGATGCGCATTGCACGGTCCGACTCGGACTTCTTGGAACAGCTAGAGTCTGCAAGACGAGAAGCCAGGAAATCATTTAATGATGATGTTATGCTGGTTGAGAAGTTTGTGGAAGATCCCag ACATGTGGAAGTTCAGGTGTTTGGGGACATGCACGGGAATGCTGTATACCTTTTTGAGAGGGACTGCAGTGTCCAGAGGAGACATCAGAAGATCATTGAGGAAGCACCAGGA cctggAATCAGTGCTGAGGTTCGGAGGAAACTTGGAGAAGCAGCCGTGAGAGCAGCTGAAGCTGTCAACTATGTAGGAGCAG GTACAGTTGAGTTCATCATGGATGCCCAGCATAACTTCTACTTCATGGAGATGAACACCAGGCTGCAGGTGGAGCATCCTGTCTCTGAGATGATCACTGGCACAGACCTGGTGGAGTGGCAGCTCAGG GTGGCAGCAGGGGAGCGCCTACCTCTCCTTCAAGATGACATCGTGCTAAGCGGTCATTCTTTTGAGGCCCGAATTTATGCTGAGGATCCAAACAATGATTTCCTCCCGGGGGCGGGACCTCTACTACATCTGTCCACCCCTCCACCAGACCAGCACACTCGCATTGAAACTGGAGTCAGAGAAG GAGATGAGGTGTCTGCTCATTATGATCCGATGATAGCGAAGCTTGTGGTGTGGGGGGAGGACCGCTGTGCTGCCTTAAAGAAGCTGCGCTACTGCTTAAGGCAATACAAT ATTGTGGGTCTGAGCACCAACATCGACTTCCTGCTGAGTCTCTCGGGGCACCCGGAGTTTGAGGTGGGAAATGTGAGCACCGGCTTCATCCCTCAGCACTACGCCGACCTCTTCCCCACACAGAGAGCTCCCTCCGGGGCGACTGTCTGTCAGGCGGCCTTGGGCTTGGTGCTCCAGGAGAGGAAACGCACAAAGGACTTCACATACACCTCCACAG ATCCTTTCTCGCCATTTGGCTCTAGTAGCGCCTGGAGGCTGAACACGCAGTTTCACAGGAGCATGCCGCTGCAGCTGGGAGACAAGA AGGTTGAGGTGGTTGTCACATACAACAAGGATGGGAGCTACACAATGCAG TTGGGCGACGAGTTATTCCATGTGACAGGGGAGGTGGAGATGGAGGGCGGAGCTTCTTTTCTGCGCTGTTCCATCGACGGTGTCAAGTCTCGACCCAAAGTGGTGATCCTGGACAACACCGTTCACCTGTTCGCCACG GAGGGGCGCTCTGACGTGTCTGTTCCAGTTCCAAAGTATCTCGCTGCTGTGAGTGGATCTAGCGCTCAGGGTGGCGCCGTGGCCCCCATGACTGGAACTATTGAGAAG gTGCTGGTGAAGGCGGGCGACAAAGTGAAGGTTGGTGACCCTCTGATGGTCATGATTGCCATGAAGATGGAG CACATCATTCGGGCGCCCAAGTCAGGTGTGATTGGAAAAGTCTTCTTCAGTGAAGGGTCTCAGGCCAATCGACACGCTCCGTTGGTGGAACTGGAAGAAGAGGGCGGGGCTGACCTGGAGGGTGCCGAGTAG